The Planctomycetota bacterium genomic sequence CGGCCGGTGGGTGCTGGAGAACTTTCCCCTCTTCGTGGGCTACGGAATCACCTGGGGCGTCACGGAGACGGCCTACCGCTTCAGCCCCGAACAGCGCCGAGGACTCACGGGCAACGTCCGCCGCGTGCTCCAGGCCACGCGCCCCGGGCTTTCCCCGGAGGCCCTCGAGCGCCTCGTGGGCGCGCTCGTGCACCGGATATTTCTCAACCGGGGCGTCTGGTTCGCGGACCTCTCCGTCATGGCCGGCCGGCGGCGCCTCGAAGACCTCTTCCACTTCGAGCTCGAGGGCAACTGGGAGGCCCTTTCCCGCGCGCGGGCGGCCGGACGCGGGGCGATCCTCGCCTCCGCGCATCTCGGAAATTGGCACGCCGGAAGCGTCATCGTCGCGCGCCACGGGATCCCCGTGCGGGCGGTCATGTACCACAATCACGCCAGCGACTCGATGGACCGCGGAGTCGCCCGGCGCGGCGGCGTCCGGCAGACCTTCGTGGAACCGGACCCGATCGCCATGATCGAAGTCGTCCGCGCGCTCCGCGGCGGCGAGATCGTCGCGATGCTCGCCGACAAGCCGTGGGACAGCCGTTCGGTCCCCGTTCCCTTCTTCGGGCGGCCCAGCCGGTTCCCGGTCGGTCCGGTGCGGATCGCGCGTCTGGCGGAGGTCCCGATCTTTCCGGCCTTCTGTCTCTGGGATCGCCCGCGCCGGTACCGCGCGGTGCTCTGCGATCCGATCGAAGTCCGCGGCGGCGACCCCGAGGCCGCCGAGCGCGGGGCGCTCGAGGCGTTCGCGCGCGTCCTGGAGCGGTTCGTCGCGAGCCACCTGCCTGTCTGGTTCAACTTCACGCCCGCCTGGGAGGATCCATGACGCCTCCGCGGCGCGTCGTCGTCACCGGCTTGGCCTACGTCACGGCGCTCGGGTTCAATCACGAGGATCACGAACCGGCGCTCCGTGGGGGACGATCCAGCGCCCGTCCGATCTCGCGCTTCGACACGTCCGGATTCCGCACGCGCCTGGGGGCGCAGGTGGACGAGGCGCGGCTCGAGGAGCGCCTTCGCGACGCGGGCCTCCCCGCCCGCCGCCGGAGGCTGGCGCTCGAGACGCGGATGCTGGCGTGGGCGGTCGCGGC encodes the following:
- a CDS encoding lysophospholipid acyltransferase family protein; its protein translation is MRNEALWRHSRHWLNVRPVYAFGRWVLENFPLFVGYGITWGVTETAYRFSPEQRRGLTGNVRRVLQATRPGLSPEALERLVGALVHRIFLNRGVWFADLSVMAGRRRLEDLFHFELEGNWEALSRARAAGRGAILASAHLGNWHAGSVIVARHGIPVRAVMYHNHASDSMDRGVARRGGVRQTFVEPDPIAMIEVVRALRGGEIVAMLADKPWDSRSVPVPFFGRPSRFPVGPVRIARLAEVPIFPAFCLWDRPRRYRAVLCDPIEVRGGDPEAAERGALEAFARVLERFVASHLPVWFNFTPAWEDP